The proteins below come from a single Caulobacter flavus genomic window:
- a CDS encoding DUF1476 domain-containing protein, translating into MTTFDDREQAFERKFANDQELEFKATARRNRLLGEWAAGLMGLATVEEYARAVVKSDFEQPGDEDVFRKVFEDLKGSGVAVSEGEVRMKMAELLAFAREQLRAGE; encoded by the coding sequence ATGACGACCTTCGACGACCGCGAGCAGGCTTTCGAACGCAAGTTCGCGAACGACCAGGAGCTGGAGTTCAAGGCCACCGCGCGCCGCAACCGCCTGCTGGGCGAATGGGCCGCCGGCCTGATGGGCCTGGCCACGGTCGAGGAATACGCCCGCGCCGTCGTGAAGTCGGACTTCGAGCAACCCGGCGACGAGGACGTGTTCCGCAAGGTCTTCGAAGACCTGAAGGGCTCGGGCGTCGCGGTGTCGGAAGGCGAGGTCCGCATGAAGATGGCCGAGCTGCTGGCCTTCGCCCGCGAGCAGCTGCGCGCCGGCGAATAA
- a CDS encoding DUF3885 domain-containing protein — MGSSALHPTRQRMLDVFGVERLHDFRGPAWTRIELIPDATAPDRLPHPFTSSARLLRELDTARTVVAAMFGRSERVTLELGWSTGEKPPFKRLSHLGFDLPRQPAWRLRPDPEDAPDWWWNLAYAEVPATPDALAPFLLAAVGGFQKRGLINLAVGIVDFEAGLALEFYDAKGMTPIAVTPERLAPTYWRFRDWVRDAEIERCDGLLAAWREAPPRLTVV; from the coding sequence GTGGGATCGAGCGCTCTCCATCCCACCCGCCAGCGGATGCTCGACGTCTTCGGCGTCGAGCGCCTGCACGACTTCCGGGGGCCGGCCTGGACGCGGATCGAGCTGATCCCCGACGCCACGGCCCCCGATCGTCTTCCTCATCCCTTCACGTCGTCGGCGCGCCTGCTGCGCGAGCTCGACACCGCCCGGACGGTCGTCGCCGCCATGTTCGGCCGTTCCGAGCGGGTGACCCTGGAGCTGGGCTGGAGCACCGGCGAGAAGCCGCCGTTCAAGCGCCTGTCGCACCTGGGCTTCGACCTGCCCCGCCAGCCGGCCTGGCGCCTTCGCCCCGATCCGGAAGACGCGCCCGACTGGTGGTGGAACCTCGCCTACGCCGAGGTCCCCGCCACGCCCGACGCCCTGGCCCCCTTCCTGCTGGCCGCGGTCGGCGGCTTCCAGAAGCGGGGCCTGATCAACCTGGCGGTCGGGATCGTCGACTTCGAGGCCGGCCTGGCGCTGGAATTCTACGACGCCAAGGGCATGACCCCAATCGCCGTCACGCCCGAACGCCTGGCGCCGACCTACTGGCGCTTCCGCGACTGGGTGCGCGACGCCGAGATCGAGCGCTGCGACGGCCTGCTCGCCGCCTGGCGCGAGGCGCCGCCGCGCCTGACGGTGGTCTGA
- a CDS encoding DUF1842 domain-containing protein: protein MADDIEMCGADASTAQLVVGRLGMPGAPIVKLDLRFAADRVNGAAEINQAVIGGRHRFEVSGEVAPTGDAPFGLRIALQGEFPHAGQSARFGAVLTVDQAWVGEGQFEYLQTKVSKAPVKPEA, encoded by the coding sequence ATGGCCGACGATATCGAGATGTGCGGCGCAGACGCTTCGACCGCCCAACTGGTCGTGGGCAGGCTCGGCATGCCGGGCGCGCCGATCGTGAAGCTGGACCTGCGGTTCGCCGCCGACCGGGTAAACGGCGCGGCCGAGATCAATCAGGCGGTGATCGGCGGCCGGCATCGGTTCGAGGTGTCGGGCGAGGTCGCGCCGACCGGAGACGCGCCCTTCGGCCTTCGGATCGCGCTGCAAGGCGAGTTTCCCCATGCGGGGCAGTCGGCCCGCTTCGGCGCCGTCCTCACGGTCGATCAGGCCTGGGTCGGCGAGGGCCAGTTCGAGTACCTGCAGACCAAGGTCTCGAAGGCTCCGGTCAAGCCCGAAGCCTAG
- a CDS encoding DUF1842 domain-containing protein: MADDVGNLHSQSAEIGPVGLYLVKVVVGDVGTPGAPIVNLALTVDAPSGNVSGIAEITQAVQGGNHRFPVSGHIYHTGLGQDQLLVALQGQFVYSVPPPAIGSFLAQFRAGLAVDKTWNGHGGFDYLNTHVDNVPVKRV; this comes from the coding sequence ATGGCTGACGACGTCGGCAACCTGCATTCCCAATCGGCCGAGATCGGCCCGGTCGGCCTGTACCTGGTCAAGGTCGTGGTCGGCGACGTCGGCACGCCCGGCGCTCCGATCGTCAATCTGGCCCTGACCGTCGACGCGCCCTCGGGCAACGTCAGCGGCATCGCCGAGATCACCCAGGCCGTGCAGGGCGGCAATCACCGCTTCCCGGTCTCGGGTCACATCTACCACACGGGCCTGGGCCAGGATCAGCTGCTGGTCGCGCTGCAAGGCCAGTTCGTCTACAGCGTGCCGCCGCCGGCCATCGGCTCGTTCCTGGCCCAGTTCCGCGCCGGCCTGGCGGTCGACAAGACCTGGAACGGCCACGGCGGCTTCGACTACCTCAACACCCACGTCGACAACGTGCCGGTGAAGCGGGTCTGA
- a CDS encoding SCO family protein encodes MAPGLSIDAARPAASLDEAEAAVDQALADPDAATALIRLLAEDAPLYRGRGTAEAERLRGRVLAGFARAGLPPAALPQVLAELETGLNPQVVAGAARALAGAEPPPAEALDLLAAAALRIRSSDSLAWLDPAAPVSAVAEVVLAMARHGAPAVSRLRVLRAEGGWSATVTAALAQAIATAEAAAPKSCCGGRSEAAPARPVAAPGAIDDLEIQDQSGAVMRFADLFGGTPAAIAFFYTRCMNPQKCSLTISRLAAVSARLKGAGLAGQAVVAAFTYDPAYDTPRQLEAYGRDRDFPFGDRCRLLRTTGPLDPLQAHFELGVGFGPATVNQHRIDLAVLGADGRVVLSHAHRLWDEAEVFGVLERLIRG; translated from the coding sequence ATGGCGCCCGGACTGTCGATCGACGCCGCGCGGCCGGCCGCGTCGCTCGACGAAGCCGAGGCGGCCGTCGACCAGGCCTTGGCTGATCCTGACGCCGCGACGGCCCTGATCCGGCTGCTGGCCGAGGACGCGCCGCTCTATCGCGGCCGGGGAACGGCCGAGGCCGAGCGCCTGCGCGGCCGGGTGCTGGCGGGGTTCGCCCGGGCGGGATTGCCGCCGGCCGCCCTGCCCCAGGTGCTGGCCGAGCTGGAGACCGGACTGAATCCGCAGGTGGTGGCCGGGGCCGCCCGGGCGCTTGCCGGCGCCGAGCCTCCTCCGGCCGAGGCGCTCGACCTGCTGGCGGCCGCCGCCCTGCGCATCCGATCGAGCGACAGTCTGGCCTGGCTGGATCCCGCCGCCCCCGTCAGCGCCGTGGCCGAGGTGGTGCTGGCCATGGCCCGGCACGGCGCGCCGGCGGTCTCGCGACTGCGGGTGCTGCGCGCCGAAGGCGGCTGGTCGGCGACGGTGACGGCGGCCCTGGCCCAGGCCATCGCCACGGCCGAAGCCGCCGCGCCGAAAAGCTGCTGCGGCGGACGGTCCGAAGCCGCGCCCGCGAGGCCCGTCGCCGCCCCCGGCGCGATCGACGACCTGGAGATCCAGGACCAGTCGGGCGCGGTCATGCGGTTCGCCGACCTCTTCGGCGGGACGCCAGCGGCGATCGCCTTCTTCTACACGCGTTGCATGAACCCGCAGAAATGCTCGCTAACCATCTCGCGGCTGGCGGCGGTGAGCGCGCGACTGAAGGGGGCGGGCCTGGCCGGGCAGGCCGTCGTGGCCGCCTTCACCTACGATCCGGCCTACGACACGCCGCGCCAGTTGGAAGCCTACGGTCGCGACCGCGACTTTCCGTTCGGCGACCGCTGCCGGCTGCTGCGCACGACCGGCCCCCTGGACCCGCTGCAGGCCCATTTCGAACTGGGCGTCGGCTTCGGGCCGGCGACCGTCAACCAGCACCGCATA
- the purS gene encoding phosphoribosylformylglycinamidine synthase subunit PurS, whose product MKATVHVFLKPGVLDVQGKAVENALHGLGWPSVKDARVGRVIEFDLDATDAEAATAEVKAMCDKLLANTVIESYRIDIA is encoded by the coding sequence TTGAAAGCCACCGTCCACGTGTTCCTGAAGCCCGGCGTGCTCGACGTCCAGGGCAAGGCCGTCGAGAACGCCCTGCACGGCCTGGGCTGGCCGTCGGTGAAGGACGCCCGCGTCGGCCGCGTCATCGAGTTCGACCTCGACGCCACGGACGCCGAGGCCGCCACGGCCGAGGTCAAGGCCATGTGCGACAAGCTGCTGGCCAACACGGTCATCGAAAGCTACCGCATCGACATCGCCTGA
- the purC gene encoding phosphoribosylaminoimidazolesuccinocarboxamide synthase: MTRRKKIYEGKAKILYEGPEPGTLIQYFKDDATAFNAQKKAVLEGKGVINNRISEYIMTRLNAIGVQNHFIRRLNLREQLIKEVEIVPLEVVVRNIAAGSIATRLGLTEGQPLPRSIIEFYYKDDKLGDPMVSEEHITAFNWAATQEIDDMMAMALRVNDYLSGLFGGVGITLVDFKIEFGRVYEGDFSRIILADEISPDSCRLWDSATNEKLDKDRFRRDLGNVIESYTEVARRLGIMKEMPTVIQGGVH; encoded by the coding sequence ATGACCCGTCGCAAGAAGATCTACGAAGGCAAGGCCAAGATCCTGTACGAGGGCCCCGAGCCCGGCACCCTGATCCAGTACTTCAAGGACGACGCCACCGCGTTCAACGCGCAGAAGAAGGCCGTCCTGGAAGGCAAGGGCGTGATCAACAACCGCATCAGCGAGTACATCATGACTCGCCTGAACGCGATCGGCGTCCAGAACCACTTCATCCGCCGCCTGAACCTGCGCGAGCAGCTGATCAAGGAAGTCGAGATCGTTCCGCTCGAGGTCGTGGTGCGCAACATCGCCGCCGGCTCGATCGCCACCCGCCTGGGCCTGACCGAGGGTCAGCCGCTGCCGCGTTCGATCATCGAGTTCTACTACAAGGACGACAAGCTCGGCGATCCGATGGTCTCCGAGGAGCACATCACCGCGTTCAACTGGGCCGCCACCCAGGAGATCGACGACATGATGGCCATGGCCCTGCGCGTGAACGACTACCTGTCGGGCCTGTTCGGCGGCGTCGGCATCACGCTGGTGGACTTCAAGATCGAGTTCGGCCGCGTCTACGAAGGCGACTTCTCGCGCATCATCCTGGCCGACGAGATCAGCCCCGACAGCTGCCGCCTGTGGGACTCGGCGACCAACGAGAAGCTGGACAAGGACCGCTTCCGCCGCGACCTGGGCAACGTCATCGAGAGCTACACCGAAGTGGCCCGCCGCCTCGGCATCATGAAGGAAATGCCCACCGTCATCCAAGGCGGCGTGCACTAA
- a CDS encoding DNA-deoxyinosine glycosylase yields the protein MSQDGRKRGFPPVVDPDVRVLVLGSLPGDASLAAAQYYGHPRNGFWRLIGAVVGRDLAALPYEQRLSALLAAGVGLWDVHAEAVRPGSLDAAIKDAADNDLTGLVDGLPRLRAVAFNGGAAAKAGTRLLASRADRLALVSLPSSSPAHAAMSFEAKREAWLALRDRL from the coding sequence GTGAGCCAGGACGGGCGCAAGCGCGGCTTTCCGCCGGTCGTTGATCCCGACGTGCGCGTGCTGGTGCTGGGCAGCCTGCCTGGCGACGCCTCGCTGGCGGCCGCGCAGTACTACGGCCATCCCCGCAACGGCTTCTGGCGGCTGATCGGCGCGGTCGTCGGGCGCGACCTGGCCGCCCTGCCCTACGAGCAGCGGCTCTCGGCCCTGCTGGCGGCGGGCGTGGGCCTGTGGGACGTCCACGCCGAGGCCGTGCGGCCAGGCAGCCTGGACGCGGCGATCAAGGACGCCGCCGACAACGACCTGACAGGCCTGGTCGACGGCCTGCCGCGCCTGCGGGCCGTGGCCTTCAACGGCGGCGCGGCGGCCAAGGCCGGGACCCGGCTGCTGGCTTCGCGGGCCGACCGCCTGGCCCTGGTTTCCCTGCCCTCGTCCAGCCCCGCCCACGCGGCCATGAGCTTCGAGGCCAAGCGCGAGGCGTGGCTGGCCTTGAGAGACCGGCTCTAG
- a CDS encoding tyrosinase family protein — protein sequence MRVEIDVEGELPDGRVFLTWAPVKATARVIDGGAGGDVDVLLDNGGTAGGGKVVFDTRRRHDGASNLKLRLPRDGTPVAFWVAGEFGEPSKSYGDAGIKAVVGGAVVGTLPLMVRIRKDAQTLTEAERDRFLVALARLNDAGAGPFRAFRDMHTNLSSREAHGGPGFMPWHRSYLLDLERELQAVDPSVALPYWRFDKPAPNIFDPHFLSMPAASPTAGDLVRFPPGHPLEHWSTDSFTGVMRRPNFDVSGAPPTRRAGRAYVLTERETLDLGPTFGQLRSMESAPHGPAHVSFSGFISSIPTAAKDPLFFLLHGNVDRLWAKWQWANRRFDTADPDAFQAGGSLGHRLPDTMWPWNGVTGGGRPPTAPGGPLRDSPVTSLPGPKPTVGAMLDYLGVRSGRDQGFAYDDVPFEAA from the coding sequence ATGCGTGTGGAGATCGACGTCGAGGGCGAACTGCCCGACGGCCGGGTGTTCCTGACCTGGGCGCCCGTCAAGGCGACCGCGCGGGTGATCGACGGCGGCGCGGGCGGCGACGTGGACGTCCTGCTCGACAACGGCGGCACGGCGGGCGGCGGCAAGGTGGTGTTCGACACCCGGCGCCGCCACGACGGCGCGTCGAACCTGAAACTGCGCCTGCCCCGCGACGGGACCCCGGTCGCCTTCTGGGTCGCCGGCGAGTTCGGCGAGCCCAGCAAGAGCTATGGCGACGCCGGGATCAAGGCCGTCGTCGGCGGCGCCGTCGTCGGGACGCTGCCGCTGATGGTGCGGATCCGCAAGGACGCCCAGACCCTGACCGAGGCCGAGCGCGACCGCTTCCTGGTGGCCCTGGCCCGGCTGAACGACGCGGGGGCGGGCCCGTTTCGGGCGTTCCGCGACATGCACACCAACCTTTCCAGCCGCGAGGCCCACGGCGGGCCCGGCTTCATGCCCTGGCACCGCTCGTACCTGCTGGACCTGGAGCGCGAGCTGCAGGCCGTCGACCCCAGCGTCGCCCTGCCCTACTGGCGGTTCGACAAGCCGGCCCCGAACATCTTCGACCCGCACTTCCTGAGCATGCCCGCGGCCTCGCCCACCGCCGGCGACCTGGTGCGGTTTCCGCCCGGCCATCCGCTGGAGCACTGGTCGACCGACAGCTTCACCGGCGTGATGCGCCGGCCCAACTTCGACGTCAGCGGCGCGCCGCCGACGCGCCGGGCCGGCCGGGCCTACGTGCTGACCGAGCGCGAGACCCTGGACCTGGGCCCCACCTTCGGCCAGCTGCGCAGCATGGAAAGCGCCCCGCACGGACCGGCGCACGTCAGCTTCTCGGGCTTCATCAGTTCGATCCCCACCGCCGCCAAGGACCCGCTGTTCTTCCTGCTGCACGGCAATGTCGACCGGCTGTGGGCCAAGTGGCAGTGGGCCAACCGGCGCTTCGACACCGCCGATCCGGACGCCTTCCAGGCGGGCGGATCGCTCGGCCACCGGCTGCCCGACACCATGTGGCCCTGGAACGGCGTCACGGGCGGGGGCCGCCCGCCGACGGCGCCCGGCGGACCGCTGAGGGATTCCCCCGTCACCAGCCTGCCTGGCCCCAAGCCCACCGTGGGCGCCATGCTCGACTACCTGGGCGTCCGCTCCGGCCGCGACCAGGGCTTCGCCTATGACGACGTCCCGTTCGAAGCCGCGTGA